One stretch of Candidatus Sulfotelmatobacter sp. DNA includes these proteins:
- a CDS encoding phage portal protein gives MKITETLRGAWRRMAGVSAVGVSDARLVKLRRTSALPSIFNSYGPLAEALPKPTPYNLRRFSELPIARRAINCIKDRIAGMRWRIQPRQGYALGEIPDGAARVRLLTDNFQAPNPDDSFRSFAEQVLEDIIVGGFGAVEVQVNPSWELHASLRSAGRTNASVPTRSGTGEAPALPQPPLVLWPVDGATIRMNLEWDGSPESQRYMQVTGSGQSSAKSQIKLDDNELIYIRLNPRTSTPFGLGRLEVAFETITAFMGANRYASRLASNSVVQYALWLQDLTPEHHERLIRWWQDEIEGTGKVPILSAESKPEVLRFGGGTDADLRLQWQEFLLRVVADAFDLPPFYLGVERDVNRSTAEELNELAFRQAIVPTARLLAESLTRDAIAKKLGWNDLEFVFADVDATDPMEEVQIQQILLQTGVLTVNEVRRMRGLGDLE, from the coding sequence ATGAAAATTACAGAGACGTTGCGCGGCGCCTGGCGCCGGATGGCGGGAGTGTCGGCGGTGGGAGTGTCGGACGCGCGGTTGGTGAAACTGCGGCGGACTTCGGCGCTGCCGTCGATTTTTAATTCTTACGGGCCGCTGGCGGAGGCGCTGCCGAAACCGACTCCGTATAACTTGCGGCGATTTTCGGAGCTACCGATTGCGAGAAGGGCGATCAACTGTATTAAGGATCGGATCGCGGGGATGCGGTGGAGAATTCAGCCGCGCCAGGGGTACGCTCTGGGGGAAATTCCGGATGGGGCGGCTCGGGTGCGGTTGCTCACCGACAATTTTCAGGCGCCGAATCCGGACGATTCGTTTCGGTCGTTTGCGGAGCAGGTGCTGGAAGACATTATTGTGGGCGGTTTTGGGGCAGTGGAGGTGCAGGTGAATCCTTCATGGGAGCTGCACGCCTCGCTGCGCTCGGCGGGACGGACGAATGCGTCCGTCCCCACGCGCTCGGGGACGGGCGAGGCACCCGCTCTTCCACAACCGCCGCTGGTGTTGTGGCCTGTGGATGGGGCGACGATTCGGATGAATCTGGAATGGGATGGGTCGCCGGAGTCGCAGCGGTATATGCAGGTGACGGGGTCGGGGCAGTCGAGTGCGAAGTCGCAAATCAAGCTGGATGACAACGAGTTGATTTATATCCGGCTGAATCCCAGGACCAGCACGCCATTTGGGCTGGGGCGGCTGGAGGTGGCGTTTGAAACGATCACCGCATTTATGGGGGCGAACCGCTACGCGTCGCGGCTGGCGTCGAACTCGGTGGTGCAGTATGCGTTGTGGCTGCAGGATCTGACGCCGGAACATCACGAGCGGCTGATTCGCTGGTGGCAGGACGAGATTGAGGGCACGGGGAAAGTGCCCATCCTATCGGCCGAAAGCAAACCGGAGGTGCTGCGGTTCGGTGGCGGCACCGACGCGGATTTACGACTGCAGTGGCAGGAGTTTTTGCTGCGAGTCGTCGCGGATGCTTTCGACCTTCCTCCGTTTTATCTCGGGGTGGAGCGTGACGTGAATCGCTCCACCGCGGAGGAACTCAATGAGTTGGCATTCCGGCAGGCGATCGTGCCGACAGCGCGGTTGCTGGCGGAGTCCCTGACGCGGGATGCGATTGCGAAGAAGCTGGGATGGAACGATTTGGAGTTTGTGTTTGCGGATGTGGATGCGACGGATCCGATGGAGGAAGTGCAGATTCAGCAGATTCTGTTGCAGACGGGAGTGTTGACGGTGAACGAGGTGCGAAGGATGCGGGGGTTGGGGGATTTGGAGTAG